GAAAAAAGCAAAGGGAAGATAgtgaaaaatcattttcaaactttattttatattagtatattttttaccttttaattacttttatggGAAGAAAGGgccaaagaaagaaatagtaaaaaaaaaaaagagagagaaagaaaagaaatgagaaggtgaaaattgattgaaagGTGCGTACTTGTTTtatgtaataataatgagaattTAAAACTGAATGACCAAACCAAATAGGGTatataaaaatggaattaaTTGAGGTAAGTGCTCCATTAGTATTTGCAAGAgagttttataattataagaaaGGTTAGATATTGATTCAAATTATTGCGGAGTCGGATTTGTACATAAACTTTATCTTCGTTtacaattattaataaattaatagatCTTGTTTAggtgagttttctttttctttctttcctttttgggaggacacaaataattaattatatttcccATATCCTAACTCTTTATCTTTCTCCtcaatcattcatttttattagttttccctttttacgaaatctttgttattttggtagttgaatttttaatcTGTTTTGATCAcggtatttatttttaaaataacttactttgatttatatagttttaaaataattgacatgactttatatattttgatgattATACTTTAGATTCATCgtattaatatatacaaaaattgtGTGAGactaaatatgaatatgaagaGTTATAAGAAAGTATAAATGAAATGGTtgcaaataacaaaattgttaataatatttacaaaatataataaaattatagattcaaatcattaataaatttgttatatttaaaaatagtctaAATAGACGGTGAAAatggtaatatataataaaaacattttaaaaaaattctattaagttttttaactttagaaaaaaaagtctaataTATCTtcatactttcaattttgttaaaaaataattattaaccttgatatatctaattagGTTATCTATTAACCTATTCTAACATACTTTTCTTAGCCAATTATTTACTTaacataaacttaaaattttatggtttTATTAGACATTAAGTTCAATTTTATACTTAGAATCAACTATAGGATTTTCTTGTGTTAAActtgttaaaattaataattcaaagtttatgggcatttaaacacaaaaagaaCCATTCAAATACCTATGAGAagtattaaaacaaaaatatatgactatgacataaatatattggtatcttaaaactaattttttaggtaaaatttaattgttttgaagtAAATACGAAGTTGAACAAATTATTCAATGAGGCTGTCACAATGTGTCTGTCTTATAATAATCGTCGTGGGTGCatagaagaaaatacatgCTGTTAACGATGCGttagatataaatttgatatacTTCTATCTTTTTGCATATTGGGTGGGTATATTTGGAGTGATTTCACCAAATAATTAGTCATGAATTGATGAAagattataacattttttaaaggaagaaagtaaattgataaagaagaaaataatggtTGGACAATATTATTGCCCTCTTACTCAAAAGCTGGTCCAATTAAGCCCAGTGGGCCAGCCCAAGtgccttttgttttcctttaaatatatatgtataaaatgaTAGGTTGTGAGTAAAGCTGatggataaaatattttctatggATCCTTATGATAAATATAGTCGATCATAGTTATTgttaatacaaatatatattatataaaaatagttatagtCTATAGTTATGGTAgaagtaacaatttagtctattatttgataatttagcCATGTGAAAATGTAATGGTTTtctttgtataaataaattacttagagaatataattttataaaataatcatgtataataaaatagtaaaatttggcattaaattttgataaattttgtttagggTAAGAATTGAATGgttaaaaatactaaattgttatataagATATTGAGGgaataaattgttaactttTTACAGAGTTCAGTTTAGAGGaccaacattaattttttaatcctATCCTCCagtaatttacataaattttataaaattatttgtctgtataacaaaataagaaaaactcatgcgatctttttttcataaattctatatatgtctttgtaatttatatctttttctgCCATTTGTTAATTTCGGGTCATCTTGATACAATTAAGGctagatcgaataactaaaggagAAATTTTCCATTCGGGACATCTCGGGACAATGTATGTCCGagattgaataaattaaagacAGTTATTTCATTCCGAACGTCTTAGCATCACTAAGCCTACGATACAATAAGTGAAAGAGAAATTCTTTCATCCTGGGAGATTGTATACTCAAGATCGAATAAATTAAAGACAGAATTCGTTCATTCAGTGCATGATATATTCAATATCGTGTATCAAAATCTACACAATCATGTATTGAGCTGTATGACCAATGTTAATTGagataattttgatatttttttggtttttaaaattgttatagtaaatattttggaggtttctatatttttttaaaagtccATATTTTTTAAGTGAGAACACATGATTTACCGCAGGCAAATATAATAGAGTAAAGGGAGTACCCTCCTCGGAagtaactatttttaaaattttgtgtttccTCACATCCTTAGTTATCAACTCCCTCACCacttcctttttctctccGCCACTATCCGGTGCTTCAATGGCGTTGACACTGAATACACTTCCATCTCTAAGATTGTCCAGCATCCATGCCAATAGAGTTCGATTTCAATCTTCTTTATCGCCagtttctgtttctttttctagtgAGTTTCACTCTCTAATGCTTTACTGATTTCTGCAAACAACCAAACCAAATTGAAACGCGTTCATATCCCATAGCCTTCGAATTGAAGAATGAGCGTTTTCATTTAAGCCCTATGTTACTTCCATTGtccttccaattttctttttcttcttcacggATTTCTCTGGCTTCCATGTCGATTTTGAGATATTAAGTGTTAGTTCTTATTTCTACTGGTAACGACAATTGTTCATTGTTCTAGGAAGGAGGCTCTCGGTTGTTGCTGCTGAAACTGACGCGAATGAAGGTACctgttgctttttttttttttctttttacatagtttggttctttttttttttctttttttatgttgaCCGGTGGAATACTTTGACTCTCGGCAGTTTAGATAATTTCGAGAAATTTGCAGAATCGATTTAATTGGAGCTGTcgtatttacatttttcttatttgttttgatCAGTTAAATCTAAGGCGTCAGATAAAGCGCCGGCAGGTGGTGGTTCGAGCTTCAACCAGCTTCTTGGAATTAAAGGCGCTGCGCAAGAAACTGTGAGTTACCTTCATGTTCTCAGCTTGTTTTTTAGGAAGATTTGAATGTAAGTCCTTAATAAATTCTTCATGTGCACTTTATGCAGAATAAATGGAAGATTCGACTTCAATTGACAAAGCCTGTTACATGGCCGCCCTTGGTTTGGGGGGTAGTTTGTGGTGCTGCTGCTTCTGGTACTCATTTTGTACATACTGAGACACTAAAATTGCATATGAAAAGTTGTTGATGAACTACTAACACGTATTACTATCAACTTACTTCCTAGTCATGATGAAAATTAGCGAGTTCTTCTCTTTTCAGAACTTTAAAATCTATTCTCGTGTTGTGTATTGTATGGTCAAATGCATCAGATGGTGGTCAAATGATTGATTACGCATATAGATCAAATGGGGACAGTACTAACTGATCTTTATTATGCTTTATTGATTAGTTTCCCCATCGAACTATTGAATATGGCTTCAAcgatacattatttttttacaggTAACTTCCATTGGACTATTGAGGATGTGGCAAAATCAATTGCTTGCATGCTTATGTCTGGTCCATTTCTCACTGGCTATACGCAGGTGAGCTCTCTTTGATGTAAAGCTTTCCTATGACTCATGAAAGTATTCAAGCACAAATAAGATAGACACGGTACTTTGGTTTTTTAGACAATCAATGATTGGTATGATCGAGAGATTGATGCAATTAATGAACCTTATCGTCCAATCCCTTCTGGTGCAATATCTGAGAATGAGGTATGAGTAAACCACTTGATATCCATTGACAGAGGCATATATGGTCCTTCCTTACCGGTTTCTTCCTTTCACATATTTGATCAGGTTATAACTCAAATATGGGTGTTGCTTCTAGGAGGACTTGGCTTGGCTGGTTTGTTAGATGTGTGGGTAGGTTCATAGAATTTGTGGAACTCGTCTTTCATGTCGACTGTTTTTCTTAAACTTCGTCCTTATTCTTCTCAGGCAGGACACGACTTTCCTACAGTCTTTTACCTTGCTCTAGGTGGCTCTTTgttatcatatatatactctGCTCCACCTCTAAAggtaacaaacaaaagtttagtGTTTCTAAATTGGATCTTCTGGATGCTAAGAACATTTATTTTGTGGTTGCAGCTAAAACAAAATGGATGGATTGGAAATTTTGCGCTTGGAGCTAGTTATATTAGTTTACCATGGTGAGAAATCCTGTGATCTGTAGTTATAGGTAAATTGACATGCATTGTGAAGGATAAAGTCAATCAACCATTTCAATCTGTAATTGACTGGTTGATGAAGTCGATTGTGtttcatatgaaaatttgaaaactttcttTGTGTTTAGTTTGCTTCATCTGAagtcaattttcttctttgtagTGTTCACTCATTTTTTGAATTCCCTCCTACTTTTGAGCATATTGTTATCCCAGATAAAAGCTGATCGAAAGATGTATCCTGTGTATTGACCATGAAATCTATTTGCCATGATTAACACTACCCGCACAAATTTATTACTTATCCGCTTATAATGCACTTTGAATGGGGCCTCGAGTGTTGAACTCAAGTCCTATATATGGAACCATCAATCGATGGCTAGTTTGCCCTTTGCGGCTATCGGCAATTTCTTTTCTGTGTAAAGTTTATTGGATTGTTCCAGGCTCCACATTAATCATACTTATCACAAATTTCTCATTCTTTATAATGCGATAAGTTTGCCTTTTCCAGTAACAGCCAATTTTCAATCTCAGGTGGGCAGGTCAAGCTTTATTTGGGACTCTCACTCCTGATATTATCGTTCTCACACTCTTGTACAGCATAGCTGGTGTATGcttctcaatttatttttgagtTCCTAACTTCAAAAAATCCAATCCTAATCCGACTTCTGCTTTGTCTTAATCAGTTAGGAATAGCCATAGTAAATGATTTCAAAAGTGTTGAGGGCGATAGAGCTTTAGGACTTCAGGTATTTCATTCTAAAACACACTTTTTGATTACGTTAAATTAGTTTAGGCCTTATCAGGTTGTTTTTATTCTGTTATTCTATAGTcatcttttgttatttactgCCCTTACAGTCACTTCCAGTAGCTTTTGGTGCTGAAACTGCTAAATGGATTTGCGTTGGGGCTATTGACATAACTCAATTATCTGTTGCTGGTAATTCATTTAGTACTTTTTATTCCTAAGGGATTCTCTCTTTAGAACAATGCGCAAGTTTAAAGCACACTATATCATTTTCTGATTGTAccgagaaaataaaaatacaagttGCTCGTTTCTTGGCTTCTGCCTTTCTGTAATATACATTTTGAAGGTTCTTCACTTGTTTGGGCTTCATCTTTTTGTACATGCATCAGTTCAAATAATCTTGTAACAATTGTATCCTATCATCCAATATCCGTACATCTACAAGATATGTCTTCAACTCTCAACGAAGCAGTTAACTGATAAGGACAAATGTCCCAAAAGTTTGTAtgcaacaaagaaaatatgttaggatactaacaataatttagactGAAAGGACTGTATAAATGGCTTAAACAGAGGCGGTACTctggtttactttatttatatataaagccaAATGATCCAGATtcacaagatgaaaagaaataacaagaaacaacaagGAAAAATGCAGAAAAGATCATACCAGCCTCTTGGTTTTAAGAGACCCTGGTGGCTGCTGTAGCCCTACCtcctaaaagttaaaaataccCTAGCTACTCCAACCTAATaatcctatttatagactCACATATTCCTCAGCCCAGTGGGCCCTACCACTCAGAACGTCCTTCCAATCATTTCTCCATAATAATTCCCTGTGCAGTTACTTTTCTACCCTTCCTCCTATAAGTATGGATAATTGGGGGtcttacaaaatattaaacatttggCATTCTGATTGTTGGAAGGAAGAATTGGTCGGTCTATCCTTCGGTTCTCTTGCAAAATAATTCCTGTATCTCAATCAGAAAGATGGCGTTCTTCGGCTAAAGTTCCAAAAACATTTCTCTTAGCTTACTTCTATGAACTTGCATTATTGTAGGAGACCACTTATGGGACTTTGATACTAAAAGCTAAAACTATTATCTTGCCATGTTAGATCAAAAGAATTCTTATTTGTTTGCAATGTAGATTGAGAAATCACAAGCACTATTATAAAGTATAATGTAGATGCAAGAGTTTGATTTGGAATTGGTTAAAGACTGTTCcctttaatatatttgaaatgaatgtGACTACTAATAATGTTCACTTATTGCAGGTTATCTGTTGGGAGCCGGCAAGCCGTATTACGCATTAGCACTGCTCGCTCTTATTGGTCCCCAAGTTTTCTTCCAGGTAAATACTTTAAAGAATTGTCATATGGTCAGTCTTCTCTTGAGTAGGCAGGCGCTACTGAAAACTGAACATAGTTAAGTACAACCTTACGTACTATGTACAAAGGAACATTCAGTATAGTGAGCCCTATATAATTTAGCaacttaaaacaaaagtatGCGTGTCAGAATGATAACACTTTTTAATATGCAAGTCAGGTTACTAGTCTTTGCAATAACGACAGGATCGGATCAACGGTATAGTAATGTGAGGTCTTATTATTTGTCGTTGCAAATTCCGTTAGCGATCTGGTCAACCATGCAGTAATTTGAGGTCTTATTTCCAATTGAATATTTGATGCCGCTCgctctctatatatatgtaattataattggatggatgtaattataattggaTGGATGTGTATGCTTCGATAATCAGGCCTTAGCTGTACTTCCCTtttagttggaaaaaaaaacatgaatacTCTACTAAtccatattatcataattcttAATAGTTCAAGTACTTCCTCAAGGACCCCGTCAAGTATGATGTCAAATATCAGGTACTCAAATTCTTTCTCAAGGTGTAGATTTACATTTATAGAAACTAGAGCTGTGATGAAACATTGAAACATTAAAGTTCCCCAAGAAATCAAAAGCCCATGTCGACGCCAGACTGGCAAATTTTGGGACACAATTATTCCACCTTATGTTTGCAATAACATTTCAGGCCAGTGCGCAGCCATTTCTTGTGCTAGGTCTGTTGGTCACTGCTTTAGCAACCAGCCACTGAACCCAACATTGGAGAGAATTAAGCGCACACCTATGAAGCATGCGAGACAAATGCAAGGCCAGAGAAAGCAGGAAGCCAAGTCTTGTCACTCCCCCCCGACAGCAACTGGCTCAATTCAGGTTAAATTTTACCTTGTTTGGTAACAGCAGGTTTTGGATTTCTACCAACATGTTTCAAAGCTTTGATTTAGGATTGTATCACTATCAGTTCTTAGGTTAGGTTTGGTCTCCTATTACACGTCAGTTCCTACCATTGATGTCTTCTTACTCCGGGATGCAATAGGTTCATAATGCATACCTCTTATTCCATACAACCAACCAACCCTGTTTTGCTTGAGACATTTACTCATTTTGGGAATGTTTCATTTTAACCATCCTCAATAAAGATATGCATATCCATATCCCTTATGTTTAGCCATATGTGGCATTTGTAGGCAGATACACTAGAAAAAGACCGACTTTAACTGCTCACTCAAGGCAGAAACATCGATATACAGACCTGAAGTAGGCTATAAAGCCTTgaaatacaattatttattctaGACACTTTTAGGGAAagtagaaactaaaaaaacaaaaaaaagaaactaaagatgaaaatggaaCATAGAAGTTTAGATTGAAGACACATTGTGAAAGGgtggtttttgtattttttatttattcctGAACTTGGATTCGTCAATCTCAACACCTTCCTCAGCAGCACGTTCTCCTCCAGACATACCTGTGTTGCTTAGCCCTCCTTTACGGCCCATCTCTTGGTATCCTTCGTGTCCCAGCTGCTCCTTCCTTGTTTGGCCCCCACGGCTCCGCCCTGCCATCACCATTCACAATCAAACTATCACTACTTTAGTCTTTAGTATTGTTATGAATGAGTCGCTACTTCTCACTTTAGTGGTTGGAATGAGTTTGAAAAGTAGAAGTTATCACGAACTCGATTTAACTGCATTTTTGTTAAACAGGATCTTGAACTTTCAAGAAAAAGATGGTCTTGAACTTATAACTTATAGCAAGTCTAAAAACGGTTCAGTTTTTTGttccaaacattttaaaatgtgttatggattttttaataaaattttatagggTATACAGACACATATATGAACATAAAATCATAGTCTTATTATAACATCTAGCTGACTCATTAAAGACGTGAACTTAACAGCCAAGGTTGGATGGAGGTGACTTataagatacaaaattaaaagttaaataactATTAGTTTAAACCGagacaaaaatcaaattcaataacaattGAATTGAGTCCATGAACTAACTCAATCTCTATTGTgtaaattataatgaaaaaccaaagaaatCTTATAAGAACTACGGAGACATAATATTGACAATATTTGGTAAAAGTTAGTTAAATTGTCAAAGTATTAGATTAACAAAAAACCAAGTTTGAAAAGTGGACAAGTGGGGAGGGCACACCTTCAGCAAGGTGCTCCTGAGCTTCAAGACTTTTGCCTCCGGTTCCACCGGGGATGACAGTCTCCCCTTGCCTGGCCCTGGCGTCGAGTTTACCTCTTTCCTGCTCCGACGACATCTCTTTTCCAAATACTTAAGCTTTGACCAACAgaatattcaaatttctataTCCATTTCTTCTTGTCCTTTTGGTTTAAATAGAATTTTACCACTCTTACCTCCCAGAAAGAAGGCAAAAATGGACACTCTGGACTGTCTACGTGGCTGATAGCGAATTGTAGAACATTCTCTGCCTGACACGTAGGTGCTTACTCAGTCAAAATATTTCTTCTAGTCTCCTTTTCGATGACACGTGTTAAGAAAAAAGCGGTCCTAAAATCCTACATGCCCATCCGCTTCGTACTACGATAAGGTATAAAAATTTCGTACTTGtggattttagattttagtgTGAAGTATACGAAGAGAAATGGTATGGATGTTTCCGTACTAAAAATTGTCAATTTTGTCCTCGATTGATAATTATTCTTATAAGTCTGTTTAACTACACTTTTGTTTGAATATGATGCCACAAATCTATATGATTGTGACTATATcttgtttgaaataaaacattatatatctgatttaaaataaaacattatttaatatgttttaattggatataaattaatattaaaataaaaaaattgataatgtaAAGAAGGCATCGTCATGTGTCGTCCCACTAGTCCCTACACGAATCTGTCAGTGAATATAAGgtcttttataagaaaattactCGGATGCGTATGATCAATTAATTACGTAttgattgaaatatttttgtctttcATACGGTAGTCATCtaagcttttcttttcttaaactaTTGCATGGGTAAATACTTAtggatttgttatatttaaaaaaaaaaaacccttttttttgtagttgattaatataaaattaacttaaatttcagtcaaacacaaatattaaataaaaacacctatcaattaaagaaaaaatggttttagcaaaagaaaaaaaaacgatttGATAGAAAtgattttgacttttttaacTCTTAGGGTGTGTTTGAAGGAAGGGTTAGGTTATGGAGGATTAATGTCAtgataaaactagttttatgataaacctaatgttataataatatatgtttagaGGAAAAGTCATGTATGAAGGGTTATGGGGTGGTcatgataagatgtgtttggagAAGAGTCATACAGGGAgtgttatgaaatttattttttatacatttttctaaaatttgtattctaaatccaacacaaattttgtatatttaatttaccaaattatcttatttttgtaaaataattttcattattttttcaaatgtgacgcctatttttaacatttttttttatgtaactATTATATGagaataatttattgattttttaaaagaactttGTATTATAAATCCAATACACAGATTtcgtataattaattttttaaaatgtttattttcgtaaaacatttttcaatcattttttttaaaaatatgacgtcaatttttaatttttggacgTAATTGTTAGgtgcaaataaattattatttttttaaaaaaatgatattctAACTCCaatacataaattttgtatatttaatttatcaaatcgTCATGGTTTCGCAAAACAATTTgccttaatttctttaaattcaacatgaaattttcaacattttttaagtaATCGGTTGAATAAATCactgtttttccttttaaagataaaacaatcttagttttcttcttacctaaatattatgttttttttctctttttaaatgacTCAATATTTAGTTTTTCCATGGAACAacaaaaaggataaaaaaattataatgaaccaataaaagatataaaaataagaaagaagaaagtgaaaaaaaacttacattttAGAAAGTATAAGcataatttagtaaaaaatttaaatccaaataaattttaaatcaaatctcgccattaaattaattttttaaaagaaaattcttatacatttaaaatctaaatacttaaaaaatatataatatatacatatatttgttatacatGTTTAGGTTATTTAAGAATTCAAAACTTATTTCATTTAACATTAAAtcgttttattgtttttgttttgatttttaacattaaatagttttattatttttgttttgattttttatgaattttattgataaaatatttgaaaagtgaaaaatgaataaaagaagaaaaaataaataaaagacatgaaataataaaattaaaaaaaagtcagtTAAATATAAGGCTAATGcgtaaactaataattattaaaattaatttcaaaaataaaataaattaaaaataatattcatttaaaattattaaattaattaaaaattgaaaaataagagagtaatttttttaaaaaaataaaatcataatttttttttaaaataataaaactacgGGAGTTGAAAATATAAGATTATGGAGAGTTGAAAATGTAGGTTTATGGACATGGATGGATCTATTAAGGGGCCATGGGGCACGTGCCCTTCACATAttcgatttttgtattttaatattagttttgaagtgttaaattacaattacaatatatattaaattatgcGCTCTCTACGCTATATTCTGCCTTTGATACAGTAGTCCTTCTTTGGATACGTCAATGTTTATAGAGAGGTGAAGAGAGATTGAGAAAGAGTGAGATGGATGAGGGGTTATGATAAACCTAAAACAAGAGTTATAATGACTTTTCCCCATACAAAGTACGGTTATGATAACCGTGGAGTTACCATTGTC
This is a stretch of genomic DNA from Cucumis sativus cultivar 9930 chromosome 4, Cucumber_9930_V3, whole genome shotgun sequence. It encodes these proteins:
- the LOC101212175 gene encoding chlorophyll synthase, chloroplastic gives rise to the protein MALTLNTLPSLRLSSIHANRVRFQSSLSPVSVSFSRRRLSVVAAETDANEVKSKASDKAPAGGGSSFNQLLGIKGAAQETNKWKIRLQLTKPVTWPPLVWGVVCGAAASGNFHWTIEDVAKSIACMLMSGPFLTGYTQTINDWYDREIDAINEPYRPIPSGAISENEVITQIWVLLLGGLGLAGLLDVWAGHDFPTVFYLALGGSLLSYIYSAPPLKLKQNGWIGNFALGASYISLPWWAGQALFGTLTPDIIVLTLLYSIAGLGIAIVNDFKSVEGDRALGLQSLPVAFGAETAKWICVGAIDITQLSVAGYLLGAGKPYYALALLALIGPQVFFQFKYFLKDPVKYDVKYQASAQPFLVLGLLVTALATSH
- the LOC101211932 gene encoding protein EMB-1, which translates into the protein MSSEQERGKLDARARQGETVIPGGTGGKSLEAQEHLAEGRSRGGQTRKEQLGHEGYQEMGRKGGLSNTGMSGGERAAEEGVEIDESKFRNK